Genomic DNA from Gossypium hirsutum isolate 1008001.06 chromosome A01, Gossypium_hirsutum_v2.1, whole genome shotgun sequence:
ctttaatccttttaaaatcataagTACTTCGTACaatacttggcctgtagtgcttgttccttacaatttgcctccatggatttgcatgaagaaatcttcatttattttatcaatgattacccctggagagaaaggtcccggaattgatattgacatctatttccagccacttattgaagagttaaaatagttatggtcgggtgttgagacatatgatgtattaagaaaggagaactttaatttacgtgcagctttattatggacaattaatgatttctcgGCTTTtgctaatttatcgggttggagtactaaaggacgatatgcatgtccttgttgtgctgggtaaacttgttcgaagtggttgtacaatgggaaaaagttctcttacatgggccatcatcggtggttagatgaaatcataaatttagatttcagaggactctatttgacggtactaaagagtacagaggagctcctgaacagaccgttggatctgaaatcttgtttatgttaaaagatatcaactttagttacgggacgatgaatcaaccacctattACGCAAACAAggagaagatcgagggatgaatctgatgatgaatctgacgaatatgatgatcctaatgaggcggaattgtgaaaaaaaatgagtattttttttagttgccttattgggagcacaacattttacgccacaatcttgatgtcatgcatattgagaagaatgtctgtgagaacataattgggacaattttaaatgtcgatggaaaatcaaaagacaatcttcagagtcgacttgatttagttgacatgagaatttggcgtgatcttcatcctcaagtacttccgaatggAAATATCtattgccgccttctattttttcaatgtcaaagaaagagaaagaggtgttttgcatggtgttgaaggatataaaggtcccagatgcatatgcgtcaaatatatctcgatgtgtgagtcttaaagatcaaagattatattcattaaaatcacattattaccacatcttgatgcaagatttactcccaattgctttacggtgctgcatgtcaaaaaatgtgacgtcctgtataattgaattaTCTAATATAATGAAAACTATTTGTGgaaaagttttggatgttgaagaacttaagaaagtacaagatcgagctgctttgactttatgcaatttggagaagatctttccaccttccttcttcactattatggtgcacttggtaatccatctccctcacgaagAAATACTTGGTGGACCtgttttttatcgatggatgtatcctatagaaaggtgctaatttatttgtcaagTATTTATTCATTCgcctctatacatttagttacaacttttgataaatattgtatatcgtgtttaggttcctaaggaaattgaaatcttattgtcgcaataagcgttatccagaaggatcaattgctgaaggctacttggcagaggagtacatgaccttctgttctagatatttagaagatgttgaaacacgattgaatagaccaactAGAAATGTtgggctcaatgatcataacttggctgaaacttatttattccaaagttatggagaaccagtcgacaaagttgaaattgcagaattagatgatatatcgtggatacaagcacatcgatatgtactttttcacTATGATTTAGttgaaccattacgcaagtaagttctaaaatttcctcacatattcgccgttttgatttgtttatcttctaaccaattaaacttgtttttaacatagtgagtacaaacaaattttgagatctcgtgcacgctctcgaagatttcaacatcgagagattaataagttattcacagaatcttttcatgaatggttaagctaAACAgtatgtaactaaagttaataagttacatataatcgcgaaatttagttaattattcaatttactttcgattcaataggtttggagtggaaaggacgtcaatgacgaagttaaatggctttcccaatgTCCGAACtgagtaataaaaagatatagtgcctttcTCATCAATGGATACGgatttcatacaaagtatcgcgagagaatgagaagaactcaaaattgtggagttgttgttaattcttcaattacaagttatgctagtgctagggacagtaatctgattgagggtaatgtggagtattGCGGGcttcttaccgacattattgagttggattactatggcagatggaaagttgtcttatttcggtgtgattgggctgatgttaatactgctcgaggaattaaaaaagatgaatttggttttacaatggtgaatttctctcgtttgattcacactggacaacaattgatggatgagccatatgtattttcgtctcaagtgaaacaagttttttattcgaaagatccaactgatgagaaTTGAtatgttgtactccggaacacccctagagacttgtttgacatgggtaatggaagtagagatgacatcgtcgaaagatcagaaacattaccttttccagaacaaaacttagatgaaaatatccctagtactagtacacaacatTAATGGGTTtgacatgatgtggatgaagatatttacgaataatgatgtagtaagattttacgattttttaattatatgtaatattataattttaatcttgatcatgttatataatttaactattttatatgtactattattgttgtaatttgttactaaaactttaactattttatgtgtattgcaggaaaaatgcgtagaagaagattacgagatttaagtattgtccagaatactccaaattcagaagaaggaaatagtgaatagcagacagttgttggatcttcgaatgtgtcggagacacttgacgagcctgaagaatttcaaagtagtgttaagttcattttacatgtgttgacttttattattgatttatttgtcaattttaatataattatagtatatcatttttcagctgaaagtggtgggacgcgcagagttcGAGGACGTACGTTGCTTAGAGATTTATATGACTTAgatcctgtcgagcgtgtcaaagtaaatagaaatactcatggtcagcctgttggatctgaagctcgacttttagcaggctatttgggcattttaggACGAAATGCCAATATGCTGCCCAttaactacgaatcatggcatcacatgcctgatagcaacaaaaatcaggctctcgctaatattaaggtaacaaaatgcgaatgtaatttataatactttggtttaagtttcatttatatttacattctaaacttgtgtttttttaggagagatttgctttagaggtctccgatgattatataaagaaggcattaggtaaaaaatggagagacaataaaagcacttttaaaaaacaatattttaagaaagacataagcctcgaggaaaaattgagaaatgtccTGCCGGGAATGCTGATGTACCAATGgcaagatgcggttagattctggAGTTCAAAGAAAGGGAGGTATtacgtatttccaaactcttatatatagtgtttactatatacgtaataataatttcattgtgtaggaccgtgagcgagttggaacaagcagcaggcaaaaacaaaaattcacgcacccggcagggtcgagaagttttgcttctgtagttgaggccgaggtattatgaatttattaattctttcaaatattaataactttctactattaaatttctactattaaataatatttttactactatattgtaggaagttaaatctggacaaaaaattggacgccttcagctttttgagattacacataggaagaaagatggatctcctatgacatccgaagctggagaaattatggtatatttacttaataatatttgatttattctaaatatttataatgtttaattataattgtttaattcaattcatcattagtagttttaaataatgttaagttatgttgcattcctttttattatatatttcgtttctaactctttaattgattttttaggagaaactaaaagagaagaagacggaatatgaagcgattgcttcgactgatagttatgttaatcttgagaacattgataacagaattatcactgaagtattgggtcctgaaaggtacggtcgggttcgatttcaaggatctggtggtaccctgacccaatattttggatccggctcccagcaatacatgccttccagaagtcaagctcaagctgaagttcagaggttaagagaccagatggctcagatgtaAGAGAACACGGTTGAGCAAATTTCCAAGGTTcaacgaaaatatgaagaactccagcaacaacttagagccgaggcagcagagagggaggcagCGGCACCAACGAGGGAGGCAGCGACAGCAACGAGGGAGGCAAAGGCAAGAGTGAGGGAGGCAGAGGCAGTAGCGATggcagcagagcagagcaaaaagtacgatgacctccagctacagcttcagcagatgatgcaaatgtttcagcaatcgcaaaagccgccatcttagacattagttttctcattgtaagaatgtttttaactttgtcacgtttaacattattgtaagaatattttaaattataatttatttattaattatatcataaatctttcgttaaatttgaagtatcatttagaattaatgttttttgttgtatttttatgctaaatttgctgtttttggctgcattttatactatatttgttgtatttggttggattttaatgcaggaagggctggatattggtgaaatttttttttgtaaatctaCCAAAATTAGCGGTGTTTGTggtaaaagtgccgctaaaagccatgacttttagcaGTGCTTTCCCAACAAATTGCAGCTAAAAGccatggcttttagcggcgctttttaacaaATGCCGCTAAATGCCATGGCTTTTAGCGGCTTTTTTTTAAGTAAACGCCACAAATTTTTATGGTGTttcctatagcggcgttttttgcggtgttttaagaagcgccgctaaaggctaaaaaaagcgccgctaaaagtctattttcttgtagtgAATACTTTAGGGATAAGATTATAACATATTACTATATTATAACAAaaagtatatataattttaaaattttgcacaATCTATTAATATAAATGATAAGATACATTTTtaataacataattatttttgctacttaagtcttaactcgattggcatggTATTGTTACTAATGTAGtaggatgtgggttcgagtgcgctgaagcacTTTATACTCCTATTTATGGATTTGGGAGGAGCTATGAGTAGTTTTAGATATTatgtcaaaaagagcagatattattagaatctataatgagattgttcaacaaaatctataattatttttagaatataattgttattatttaaatttgaaattctgATAACTGAGCAGGATAACTCACAATTAA
This window encodes:
- the LOC107918122 gene encoding uncharacterized protein, whose product is MLPINYESWHHMPDSNKNQALANIKERFALEVSDDYIKKALGKKWRDNKSTFKKQYFKKDISLEEKLRNVLPGMLMYQWQDAVRFWSSKKGRYYVFPNSYI